In Cicer arietinum cultivar CDC Frontier isolate Library 1 chromosome 1, Cicar.CDCFrontier_v2.0, whole genome shotgun sequence, one DNA window encodes the following:
- the LOC101501783 gene encoding uncharacterized protein isoform X4, with product MMEARLNKDELVDNENVQQGIEQCGISFGVLYLSSPTYRMVGKGTLHNTLEEILNHNLILVDYVKVSPVIALEPDNDGDMKLLGEAIDSYNF from the exons ATGATG GAGGCTCGCTTGAATAAGGATGAActagttgataatgaaaatgttcaacAAGGGATAGAAcaatgt ggtatCTCATTTGGTGTGCTTTATTTATCTTCCCCTACTTACCGTATGGTTGGAAAAGGAACACTGCATAATACTTTGGAAGAAATATTAAACCATAATCTGATCCTTGTCGACTATGTTAAAGTTTCACCTGTGATTGCTTTAGAACCTGACaatgatggagatatgaagttgtTGGGAGAAGCAATAG attcctACAATTTCTAA
- the LOC101501783 gene encoding uncharacterized protein isoform X5 gives MLSNKINPSDCLDFTVVASSNLRYLVYHSSTAHIHILASSNLCYLVYHSSTAHIHILDKWILMMIALVKMRKMSLLIVMKMKLSVWRLFA, from the exons ATGCTGAGTAACAAAATAAATCCCTCAG ACTGTCTTGACTTCACTGTTGTAGCTAGCAGCAACCTTCGTTATTTGGTTTATCATAGCAGCACTGCACACATACATATTTTAG CTAGCAGCAACCTTTGTTATTTGGTTTATCATAGCAGCACTGCACACATACATATTTTAG ataaatggattctgATGATGATTGCGCTCGTCAAAATGAGGAAAATGTCACTACTCatagttatgaaaatgaagttaaGTGTGTGGCGGCTATTTGCATAA
- the LOC101501783 gene encoding uncharacterized protein isoform X1, which produces MMSEKNYVLRVAGKLHRRFISYLTKFYLRDVDGNLNVEALKIYKDYISPKEWGAFVAKRADPAFVEARLNKDELVDNENVQQGIEQCGISFGVLYLSSPTYRMVGKGTLHNTLEEILNHNLILVDYVKVSPVIALEPDNDGDMKLLGEAIDSYNF; this is translated from the exons ATGATGTCCGAAAAAAATTATGTACTTAGAGTTGCCGGGAAATTGCATAGAAGATTTATATCTTACTTGACAAAGTTCTATTTAAGAGATGTTGATGGGAATTTGAATGTCGAAGCtctgaaaatatataaagacTACATATCACCTAAAGAGTGGGGCGCTTTTGTAGCTAAACGTGCAGACCCCGCTTTTgtg GAGGCTCGCTTGAATAAGGATGAActagttgataatgaaaatgttcaacAAGGGATAGAAcaatgt ggtatCTCATTTGGTGTGCTTTATTTATCTTCCCCTACTTACCGTATGGTTGGAAAAGGAACACTGCATAATACTTTGGAAGAAATATTAAACCATAATCTGATCCTTGTCGACTATGTTAAAGTTTCACCTGTGATTGCTTTAGAACCTGACaatgatggagatatgaagttgtTGGGAGAAGCAATAG attcctACAATTTCTAA
- the LOC101501783 gene encoding uncharacterized protein isoform X2, translating into MMSEKNYVLRVAGKLHRRFISYLTKFYLRDVDGNLNVEALKIYKDYISPKEWGAFVAKRADPAFVEARLNKDELVDNENVQQGIEQCGISFGVLYLSSPTYRMVGKGTLHNTLEEILNHNLILVDYVKVSPVIALEPDNDGDMKLLGEAIGS; encoded by the exons ATGATGTCCGAAAAAAATTATGTACTTAGAGTTGCCGGGAAATTGCATAGAAGATTTATATCTTACTTGACAAAGTTCTATTTAAGAGATGTTGATGGGAATTTGAATGTCGAAGCtctgaaaatatataaagacTACATATCACCTAAAGAGTGGGGCGCTTTTGTAGCTAAACGTGCAGACCCCGCTTTTgtg GAGGCTCGCTTGAATAAGGATGAActagttgataatgaaaatgttcaacAAGGGATAGAAcaatgt ggtatCTCATTTGGTGTGCTTTATTTATCTTCCCCTACTTACCGTATGGTTGGAAAAGGAACACTGCATAATACTTTGGAAGAAATATTAAACCATAATCTGATCCTTGTCGACTATGTTAAAGTTTCACCTGTGATTGCTTTAGAACCTGACaatgatggagatatgaagttgtTGGGAGAAGCAATAGGTAGTTAA
- the LOC101501783 gene encoding uncharacterized protein isoform X3, with translation MMSEKNYVLRVAGKLHRRFISYLTKFYLRDVDGNLNVEALKIYKDYISPKEWGAFVAKRADPAFVEARLNKDELVDNENVQQGIEQCIPTISKENDKKIQPHNKLFTSPKKIQVKATEKG, from the exons ATGATGTCCGAAAAAAATTATGTACTTAGAGTTGCCGGGAAATTGCATAGAAGATTTATATCTTACTTGACAAAGTTCTATTTAAGAGATGTTGATGGGAATTTGAATGTCGAAGCtctgaaaatatataaagacTACATATCACCTAAAGAGTGGGGCGCTTTTGTAGCTAAACGTGCAGACCCCGCTTTTgtg GAGGCTCGCTTGAATAAGGATGAActagttgataatgaaaatgttcaacAAGGGATAGAAcaatgt attcctACAATTTCTAAAGAGAATGACAAGAAGATTCAGCCTCACAACAAATTATTCACTTCACCAAAAAAG ATACAAGTAAAAGCTACAGAAAAAGGTTAA